The following coding sequences are from one Dermacentor andersoni chromosome 5, qqDerAnde1_hic_scaffold, whole genome shotgun sequence window:
- the LOC126530733 gene encoding U-scoloptoxin(01)-Er1a-like, protein MHRNLIVLALSATALYLVCGKSLHRAKRWEEFPDVEFHFDCSDKPIGFYADMEFDCKIFHMCDAYGRRVPHICANDTAFNQRYRVCDWEYNVNCADSPNFYYLNDLTYETEPPTNAKA, encoded by the exons ATGCATCGTAACCTGATCGTCCTGGCTCTCAGCGCCACAG CTCTCTACCTAGTGTGCGGAAAGTCGCTTCACAGG GCGAAGCGATGGGAAGAGTTCCCGGACGTCGAATTCCACTTCGACTGCAGCGACAAGCCGATCGGCTTCTACGCCGACATGGAGTTCGATTGCAAGATCTTCCACATGTGCGACGCCTACGGTCGCCGTGTGCCGCACATCTGCGCCAACGACACGGCCTTCAACCAGCGGTACCGGGTCTGCGACTGGGAGTACAACGTCAACTGCGCGGACTCTCCCAACTTCTACTACCTCAACGACCTGACCTACGAGACGGAGCCGCCAACCAACGCCAAGGCCTAG